In Silene latifolia isolate original U9 population chromosome X, ASM4854445v1, whole genome shotgun sequence, the following proteins share a genomic window:
- the LOC141619256 gene encoding uncharacterized protein LOC141619256, which produces MKDKAWTDYIAPTDCGWSWKKINLIMQTFKPAYTTNRWLNSSNAYTVDVGYNWLRVKEPKVEWRYLCWNPLNPSKCSFIIWEFLYRKLPTKDRLIKMGLVIDHICPIYSGFPESHDHLVNDCEYAKACTRLLQQHLHISYKIKDLVQWYNPGRKATKLQRRFAGACYVALIYWIWRVRNEARVDMMVRRPDAIVQLILAEVKTSFGSVNQWPSYKYVKRCLDVHYLELGLSFD; this is translated from the exons ATGAAAGATAAAGCTTGGACTGATTACATAGCCCCTACAGATTGTGGCTGGTCATGGAAGAAGATCAATTTAATTATGCAGACTTTTAAGCCAGCCTACACTACTAATAGATGGCTTAACTCGTCCAATGCTTATACTGTTGATGTTGGCTATAACTGGTTGAGGGTGAAGGAGCCAAAGGTTGAGTGGAGATACCTGTGTTGGAATCCCTTAAATCCTTCAAAATGCTCGTTTATTATATGGGAATTCCTGTATCGGAAGTTACCTACTAAGGACAGACTCATTAAAATGGGTCTAGTGATAGATCACATCTGCCCTATCTATTCTGGTTTTCCTGAGAGTCATGATCACCTAGTTAATGATTGTGAGTATGCTAAGGCTTGTACCAGATTGTTGCAACAACATCTGCATATTAGCTACAAGATAAAGGATTTGGTGCAATGGTATAATCCTGGCAGAAAGGCTACAAAACTGCAGAGGAGATTTGCTGGCGCCTGTTATGTTGCTTTAATTTACTGGATCTGGCGTGTCCGAAATGAGGCAAGAGTGGATATGATGGTGAGGAGACCTGATGCAATTGTCCAGCTGATCCTGGCTGAAGTCAAAACAAG CTTTGGAAGTGTGAATCAATGGCCTTCTTATAAGTATGTTAaaagatgcctcgatgtccactatctggaACTTGGCCTTTCTTTCGATTGA